One window from the genome of Prionailurus viverrinus isolate Anna unplaced genomic scaffold, UM_Priviv_1.0 scaffold_49, whole genome shotgun sequence encodes:
- the LOC125159350 gene encoding EKC/KEOPS complex subunit LAGE3-like: MRAPDDEAASPAPDDGAEEVAVTQAPDDDGADGAAVTRAPEGGAEDAGAGPQASDGGTDGHDPQLSPRGPGCQGNCSRHDGEGGPGSKGAVVEGACAPPLAERAPRALAPGGDAAPVAAGTSSGLLELLTVSFRSPLEAEMARRALTTHVQRHRGLAQKELCVRGSALAVRWTTEDPICFRVSVNSFLDRLPLVIRNIRALGSRPPPRLGPGKGAEA, from the exons ATGAGGGCCCCGGACGACGAAGCGGCCTCTCCGGCCCCGGACGACGGCGCGGAGGAAGTGGCGGTCACGCAGGCCCCTGACGATGACGGCGCGGACGGCGCGGCGGTCACGAGGGCTCCCGAGGGTGGCGCGGAGGACGCGGGGGCAGGCCCACAGGCCTCCGACGGAGGCACGGACGGCCACGACCCCCAGCTTAGCCCCCGAGGTCCCGGTTGCCAGGGCAACTGCAGCCGCCACGATGGCGAGGGTGGCCCTGGCAGCAAGGGAGCAGTGGTCGAGGGGGCctgcgcccctcccctggccGAACGGGCCCCGAGGGCCCTGGCCCCCGGTGGAGACGCAGCGCCGGTGGCGGCGGGGACCTCCTCAGGACTGCTGGAGTT GCTCACTGTGTCTTTCCGGTCGCCCCTGGAGGCAGAGATGGCCCGCAGGGCCCTGACTACACACGTCCAACGCCACCGAGGGTTGGCTCAGAAGGAGCTTTGCGTGAGGGGCAGCGCCCTGGCCGT GAGATGGACTACTGAAGACCCCATCTGCTTCCGAGTGTCCGTCAACTCCTTCCTGGACCGGCTTCCCCTGGTGATACGAAACATTCGCGCCTTGGGGTCCCGGCCTCCGCCACGCCTAGGCCCGGGAAAGGGGGCCGAGGCCTAA